A stretch of Schistocerca americana isolate TAMUIC-IGC-003095 chromosome 3, iqSchAmer2.1, whole genome shotgun sequence DNA encodes these proteins:
- the LOC124605927 gene encoding nuclear pore complex protein Nup98-Nup96-like, with product MFWSSASNQTIVRDVFGGNPVSGNSLMFWSSACNQTVLRDLFGGNQVSGDSLMFWSSASNQTVLRDLFGGNPVSGDSLMFWRSASNQTIVRDVFGGNPVSGDSLMFWRSASNQTIVRDVFGGNPVSGDSLMFWSSASNQTVLRDVFGGNPVSGDSLMFWSSASNQTIVRDVFGGNPVSGDSLMFWSSASNQTVLRDLFGGNPVSGDSLMFWSSPSNQIIVRDVFGGNPVSGDSLTFWSSASNQTVLRDLFGGNPVSGDSLMFWSSASNQTIVRDVFGGNPVSGDSLMFWSSSSNQTIVRDVFGGNPVSGDSLMFCSSACNQTVLRDLFGGNPVIGDSLMYWSSVSNQAVDRDVFGGNPVSGDSLKFWSSASNQTIVRDVFGGNPVSGDSLMFWTSASNQTIVRDVFGGNPVSGDSLMFWSSASNQAIVRDVFGGNPVSGDSLIIWSSASNQTIVRDMFGANPVSGDSLM from the coding sequence atgttctggagtagcgcctccaaccagacaatcgtcagagacgtgtttggtggcaacccagtgagtggaaattccctgatgttttggagtagcgcctgcaaccagacagtcctcagagacctgtttggaggcaaccaagtgagtggagattccctgatgttttggagtagcgcctccaaccagacagtcctcagagacctgtttggaggcaacccagtgagtggagattccctgatgttttggagaagcgcctccaaccagacaatcgtcagagacgtgtttggaggcaacccagtgagtggagattccctgatgttttggagaagcgcctccaaccagacaatcgtcagagacgtgtttggaggcaacccggtgagtggagattccctgatgttttggagtagcgcttccaaccagacagtcctcagggacgtgtttggaggcaacccagtcagtggagattccctgatgttttggagtagcgcctccaaccagacaatcgtcagggacgtgtttggaggcaacccagtgagtggagattccctgatgttttggagtagcgcctccaaccagacagtcctcagagacctgtttggaggcaacccagtgagtggagattccctgatgttttggagtagcccctccaaccagataatcgtcagagacgtgtttggaggcaacccagtgagtggagattccctgacgttttggagtagcgcctccaaccagacagtcctcagagacctgtttggaggcaacccagtgagtggagattccctgatgttttggagtagcgcctccaaccagacaatcgtcagagacgtgtttggaggcaacccagtgagtggagattccctgatgttttggagtagctcctccaaccagacaatcgtccgagatgtgtttggaggcaacccagtgagtggagattccctgatgttttgcagtagcgcctgcaaccagacagtcctcagagacctgtttggaggcaacccagtgattggagattccctgatgtattGGAGTAGCGTCTCCAACCAGGCAGTcgacagagacgtgtttggaggcaacccagtgagtggagattcgctgaagttttggagtagcgcctccaaccagacaatcgtccgagacgtgtttggaggcaacccggtgagtggagattccctgatgttttggactagcgcctccaaccagacaatcgtcagagacgtgtttggaggcaacccggtgagtggagattccctgatgttttggagtagcgcctccaaccaggcaatcgtccgagacgtgtttggaggcaacccggtgagtggagattccctgataatttggagtagcgcctccaaccagacaatcgtcagagacatgtttggagccaACCctgtgagtggagattccctgatgtaa
- the LOC124605928 gene encoding uncharacterized protein LOC124605928 → MFWSSASNQTIIRDVFGGNPVSGDSLMFWSSACNQTVFRDVFGGNPVSGDSLMFWSSASNQTIVRDVFGGNPVSGDSLMFWSSSSNQKIPGDVFGGNPVSGDSLMFWSSACNQTVRRYQFGGNPVSGDSLMFWSSASNQAVLRDLFGGNPVSGDSLMFWSSTSNQTVLRDLLGRNPVSGDSLIFWSSASNQTIVRDVFGGNPVSGDSLMFWSSASNQTIVRDVFGGNPVSGDSLMLWSSACNQTVFRDVFGGNPVSGDSLMFWSSASNQTIVRDVFGGNPVSGDSLMFWSSSSNQKIPGDVFGGNPVSGDSLMFWSSACNQTVRRYQFGGNPVSGDSLMFWSSASNQAVLRDLFGGNPVSGDSLMFWSSTSNQTVLRDLFGRNPVSGDSLIFWSSASNQTIVRDVFGGNPVSGDSLMFWSSASNQTIVRDVFGGNPVSGDSLMLWSSACNQTVLRDLFEAKQ, encoded by the coding sequence atgttttggagtagcgcctccaaccagacaatcatcagggacgtgtttggaggcaacccggtgagtggagattccctgatgttttggagtagcgcctgcaaccagacagtcttcagagacgtgtttggaggcaacccagtgagtggagattccctgatgttttggagtagcgcctccaaccagacaatcgtcagagacgtgtttggcggcaacccagtgagtggagattccctgatgttttggagtagctccTCCAACCAGAAAATccccggagacgtgtttggaggcaacccagtgagtggagattccctgatgttttggagtagcgcctgcaaccagacagtccgCAGATAccagtttggaggcaacccagtgagtggagattccctgatgttttggagtagcgcctccaaccaggcagtcctcagagacctgtttggaggcaacccagtgagtggagattccctgatgttttggagtagcacctccaaccagacagtcctcagagacctgcTTGGacgcaacccagtgagtggagattccctgatattttggagtagcgcctccaaccagacaatcgtcagagacgtgtttggaggcaacccagtgagtggagattccctgatgttttggagtagcgcctccaaccagacaatcgtcagagatgtgtttggaggcaacccagtgagtggagattccctgatgctttggagtagcgcctgcaaccagacagtcttcagagacgtgtttggaggcaacccagtgagtggagattccctgatgttttggagtagcgcctccaaccagacaatcgtcagagacgtgtttggcggcaacccagtgagtggagattccctgatgttttggagtagctccTCCAACCAGAAAATccccggagacgtgtttggaggcaacccagtgagtggagattccctgatgttttggagtagcgcctgcaaccagacagtccgCAGATAccagtttggaggcaacccagtgagtggagattccctgatgttttggagtagcgcctccaaccaggcagtcctcagagacctgtttggaggcaacccagtgagtggagattccctgatgttttggagtagcacctccaaccagacagtcctcagagacctgtttggacgcaacccagtgagtggagattccctgatattttggagtagcgcctccaaccagacaatcgtcagagacgtgtttggaggcaacccagtgagtggagattccctgatgttttggagtagcgcctccaaccagacaatcgtcagagatgtgtttggaggcaacccagtgagtggagattccctgatgctttggagtagcgcctgcaaccagacagtcctcagagacctgtttgaGGCAAAACAgtaa